The following are encoded in a window of Mesobacillus boroniphilus genomic DNA:
- the sigB gene encoding RNA polymerase sigma factor SigB translates to MQRRSQPKQRPKEEINELIKAYQQHEDADAQNELVLHYQNLVETIARKYSKGRSFHEDIFQVGMIGLLGAIRRYDETFGKSFEAFAVPTIIGEIKRFLRDKTWSVHVPRRIKELGPKIKTTVEDLTTQLHRSPRVDEIAEALQVSEEEVLEAMEMGKSYQALSVDHSIEADSDGGTVTLLDIVGNIDDGYEKINQRMVLEKVLHVLNEREKLIIQYTYLDNLSQKEAGDKLGISQMHVSRLQRRAIKKLQEAIHAENNNSEFIT, encoded by the coding sequence ATGCAGAGACGATCTCAACCTAAGCAGAGGCCAAAAGAAGAGATTAATGAATTAATCAAAGCCTACCAGCAGCATGAGGATGCAGACGCCCAAAATGAGCTGGTTCTTCATTATCAAAACCTTGTCGAAACAATTGCCAGAAAGTATTCCAAAGGGAGATCATTCCACGAGGATATCTTCCAGGTTGGGATGATTGGTCTTTTAGGCGCAATCCGACGCTATGATGAAACATTTGGGAAAAGCTTTGAGGCATTTGCCGTGCCGACCATCATTGGAGAAATCAAAAGATTCTTAAGAGATAAAACGTGGAGCGTACACGTGCCGCGCAGGATAAAGGAGCTTGGTCCCAAAATCAAGACGACTGTCGAAGATTTGACCACCCAGCTGCACCGGTCTCCTCGAGTAGATGAAATCGCGGAAGCACTCCAGGTTTCTGAAGAAGAAGTATTGGAAGCTATGGAGATGGGGAAAAGCTACCAGGCGTTATCCGTTGACCATTCTATTGAAGCCGATTCTGACGGAGGAACAGTCACCCTGTTGGATATAGTCGGAAACATTGATGATGGCTATGAAAAAATCAATCAGAGAATGGTGCTCGAAAAAGTACTGCATGTATTGAACGAACGCGAAAAGTTAATTATCCAATATACCTATCTTGATAACCTCAGCCAAAAAGAGGCTGGTGACAAGCTTGGCATTTCACAGATGCATGTATCACGACTTCAAAGAAGGGCAATAAAAAAGCTCCAAGAAGCGATCCATGCGGAAAACAACAACTCGGAGTTCATTACATGA
- a CDS encoding PP2C family serine/threonine-protein phosphatase — MIQQFKDKIELYAYQTIKEGKIECGDSYYYTATDEYFVCVLADGLGSGQYAHEASAAVVSVVEQHHHEDVDTLMKYCNNILVQKRGAAVSIFKVYFETREFVYSCVGNIRFFLYASNGKLTYPLPVTGYLSGKPQVFHTQRFVYEPESKFLIYSDGFDNIHGAKTILKGYRSVAAIAEQIKNEYANSMDDATFIVGSLL, encoded by the coding sequence ATGATCCAACAGTTCAAAGACAAAATAGAACTTTATGCTTACCAGACAATCAAAGAAGGTAAAATAGAGTGCGGTGACAGTTATTATTATACAGCTACTGATGAGTATTTTGTCTGTGTACTTGCTGATGGATTAGGGTCAGGGCAATACGCCCACGAAGCTTCTGCGGCAGTCGTTTCAGTAGTAGAGCAACACCATCACGAAGACGTAGATACGCTCATGAAATACTGCAACAATATTTTGGTGCAAAAACGAGGGGCTGCTGTCTCGATCTTCAAAGTCTACTTCGAAACCCGCGAATTTGTATACAGCTGTGTCGGAAATATCCGCTTCTTCCTCTACGCCTCAAATGGCAAGCTGACATACCCTTTGCCAGTCACAGGCTATCTATCAGGGAAGCCGCAGGTATTTCACACTCAGAGATTCGTTTATGAGCCAGAATCAAAATTCCTGATTTACTCAGACGGTTTTGACAATATCCATGGCGCTAAAACGATATTGAAGGGGTATCGCTCAGTTGCTGCCATCGCAGAACAAATCAAAAACGAATATGCAAACTCAATGGATGATGCAACTTTTATTGTGGGAAGTCTACTTTAG
- the rsbW gene encoding anti-sigma B factor RsbW: MNESFDYIEMKIPAKPEFVGVIRLTLSGIASRMGFSYDEIEDLKIATSEACTNAVQHAYKNNENGEVIIGFGLYEDKLEVMVADNGQSFDFHSARQGLGPYDQNSSVEFLREGGLGLYLIETLMDEVRIHHKEGVTVFMTKYREGEQVERDAETIST; this comes from the coding sequence ATGAACGAGTCATTTGACTATATTGAAATGAAAATCCCGGCTAAACCGGAATTCGTGGGTGTCATTCGTTTGACCCTCTCTGGTATTGCAAGCCGCATGGGTTTTTCATACGACGAAATTGAAGATTTAAAAATTGCTACCAGCGAAGCTTGTACCAACGCTGTACAGCACGCATATAAAAACAATGAGAACGGCGAAGTCATCATCGGTTTCGGATTGTATGAAGACAAGCTTGAAGTTATGGTTGCAGATAATGGCCAGAGCTTTGATTTCCATTCAGCGCGTCAGGGGCTTGGGCCTTATGACCAGAATAGTTCTGTGGAATTCCTTCGCGAAGGAGGCTTGGGACTGTATCTGATCGAAACCTTGATGGACGAGGTTCGTATTCATCACAAAGAGGGCGTCACGGTCTTTATGACCAAGTACCGAGAAGGAGAGCAGGTGGAGAGAGATGCAGAGACGATCTCAACCTAA
- a CDS encoding anti-sigma factor antagonist, which yields MNISIDVKETESKLAVKVSGEIDAYTAPQLREKLFPLSEKEGVTMVVDLSEVNYMDSTGLGVFVGVFKNVRAHDGEFKIVGVSERLQRLFEITGLADIIDINSQIEGGVQ from the coding sequence ATGAATATTTCGATAGATGTTAAAGAAACAGAATCAAAGCTAGCGGTTAAAGTAAGCGGCGAAATTGATGCATATACAGCTCCACAGCTTCGTGAAAAGCTTTTCCCTTTGTCTGAAAAAGAGGGCGTAACGATGGTTGTCGACCTTTCAGAGGTCAATTATATGGATAGTACAGGGCTTGGAGTATTTGTAGGAGTATTTAAAAACGTCCGTGCGCATGACGGTGAATTTAAAATCGTAGGGGTGTCCGAACGTTTGCAGAGACTTTTCGAAATCACCGGCTTGGCCGATATTATCGATATAAACAGCCAGATTGAGGGTGGAGTGCAATGA